The following are from one region of the Rhodoligotrophos defluvii genome:
- a CDS encoding GNAT family N-acetyltransferase yields MGEITSLNPKRGRPSITPPAPINGEHSLDQFFCGKEPLDDWLRNTARGSEGKTARTYVTCVGQRVIGYYCLATGAVVRSSMPRNYRHGNPDPVPIMLIGRLAVDRHFQGNGVGKALLKDAFLRIVEASSIVGARAIIVHAIDEGAAVFYTNFGFIPFPDNPTTYMLPIEAIRSSLT; encoded by the coding sequence ATGGGAGAAATAACATCTTTAAATCCAAAGCGCGGAAGGCCGTCGATTACGCCTCCCGCGCCCATTAATGGCGAGCACTCTCTTGATCAGTTTTTCTGCGGCAAAGAGCCCTTAGACGACTGGTTGAGGAATACAGCGCGAGGCAGTGAAGGGAAGACGGCGCGTACTTACGTAACCTGTGTTGGTCAGCGTGTAATAGGCTATTATTGCCTGGCAACCGGGGCAGTCGTACGGAGTTCTATGCCTCGAAACTATCGCCACGGAAACCCCGATCCAGTCCCGATCATGTTAATTGGCCGCTTGGCAGTAGATCGGCACTTTCAAGGCAATGGAGTTGGAAAAGCCCTACTGAAAGACGCTTTCCTTAGAATAGTAGAAGCTTCATCAATAGTCGGAGCGCGAGCCATAATAGTTCACGCGATTGATGAAGGAGCCGCAGTGTTTTACACCAATTTCGGATTTATCCCTTTTCCAGACAATCCTACGACATATATGCTTCCCATCGAAGCTATACGAAGTAGCTTAACTTAG
- a CDS encoding DUF1778 domain-containing protein, translating to MPNHDRKTSKKEKSTTDARDKDMSSATAVMDRPAQRVRKRSDTTINLRISRRTRDLIDEAAAVIGKSRTEFVVESARQHAIDVLLDQRFFELDSEQYAEFLRILDNPPLPNQKLRELLKTKSPWEK from the coding sequence ATGCCGAACCACGATCGAAAAACATCAAAAAAAGAAAAATCCACCACCGACGCAAGGGACAAGGACATGTCATCGGCGACCGCAGTCATGGACCGTCCGGCTCAACGGGTTCGGAAGCGGAGTGACACGACCATCAATCTACGCATCTCGAGGAGGACTCGCGATTTAATTGATGAAGCCGCCGCCGTTATCGGAAAGAGCAGAACGGAGTTTGTAGTAGAAAGCGCAAGGCAGCACGCTATCGACGTGCTGCTTGACCAGCGCTTTTTTGAGCTTGACAGCGAACAGTATGCAGAATTCCTCCGCATATTGGATAATCCACCTCTTCCAAATCAAAAACTTAGGGAGTTGTTAAAAACAAAATCACCATGGGAGAAATAA